In the Flavisolibacter tropicus genome, one interval contains:
- a CDS encoding DMP19 family protein: MRQLLTFILFTSLISCDQTKNKSNKNENTLTNEFTVFDTSNHLQPDFEKSKFDTLHGWDLGWALLEPINIAKTQDDDKELSKRFSPGQKALYFIWYLDAEVTNGGFIQFYWNGYRKYLPAINDGLKLIGDNSMINLIDKADKEYLANKDKFAIQRQKDDWTPLYENLTSFDKLDSIYYATHDKMMNLLEKYARQNPEEFIKLK, from the coding sequence ATGAGACAACTATTGACATTTATCCTATTTACATCTTTAATCAGCTGTGATCAGACAAAGAACAAATCAAACAAAAACGAAAATACTTTGACTAACGAATTCACCGTTTTTGATACATCTAATCACTTGCAACCTGACTTTGAAAAATCAAAATTTGACACTCTTCATGGCTGGGATTTGGGCTGGGCGCTTTTAGAGCCGATCAATATTGCTAAAACGCAAGACGATGACAAAGAGCTTTCCAAACGGTTTTCACCTGGACAAAAGGCATTATATTTCATCTGGTACTTAGATGCAGAAGTAACGAACGGAGGGTTTATTCAGTTCTATTGGAATGGCTACAGAAAATATTTACCCGCAATAAATGATGGACTAAAGTTAATTGGCGACAATTCCATGATTAATCTAATTGACAAAGCCGACAAGGAGTATTTGGCTAACAAAGATAAATTCGCTATTCAAAGACAAAAAGATGATTGGACACCACTTTATGAAAATCTAACATCATTTGACAAGTTGGACAGTATTTACTATGCGACACATGACAAAATGATGAACTTACTAGAAAAATACGCCCGACAAAACCCAGAAGAGTTTATAAAATTAAAATAA
- a CDS encoding IS110 family transposase — MQQLFIGLDVHKKTWAVTIQEEHLVVKRFTMEANAAILVNYIQKHFPHHQVQCCYESCCCGYHIYHSLTAAGWQVLVVNPGDIARGHKLAVCKTDKIDSTHLAQELAAGRLTGIYIPSHEQEQFRSLFRRRNDLVKNIRRIKCSIKSMLLYYGIVLPKKYDTITWSKEMLQWLGQQHWSYTPATTAMHSRLAELEFLKTQFLQVSKELRIYTRKNHRQDYYLLRSLPGVGPLTAIGVLAEVGDIRRFKGIDRLSAYVGLVPAVHSSGGRTYTKGLTRRSKALLRSYLVEAAWVACKKDPVLMQYYQERKGGDHKKLIVKLAAKTLSRMYHVIKTGEPYQLEKVKALA, encoded by the coding sequence ATGCAACAGCTTTTTATTGGTTTAGATGTCCACAAAAAAACGTGGGCGGTTACTATCCAGGAAGAACACCTTGTTGTCAAACGCTTCACTATGGAAGCCAATGCAGCCATCTTAGTGAACTATATTCAAAAGCATTTTCCCCATCACCAGGTACAGTGCTGTTATGAGAGCTGCTGCTGCGGCTACCACATCTACCACTCCCTGACGGCTGCGGGTTGGCAGGTGCTGGTGGTCAACCCCGGTGATATTGCCCGTGGCCATAAACTTGCCGTTTGTAAAACCGATAAGATTGACAGCACCCACCTGGCCCAGGAACTGGCGGCGGGACGACTCACCGGCATTTATATTCCATCGCACGAACAAGAACAGTTCCGTAGCCTTTTTCGCCGGCGTAATGACCTGGTTAAAAATATCCGGCGTATTAAGTGCAGCATTAAAAGCATGCTCTTGTACTATGGCATTGTACTGCCTAAAAAATACGACACCATCACCTGGAGTAAAGAGATGCTCCAGTGGCTGGGGCAGCAGCATTGGTCTTACACACCAGCTACCACAGCCATGCACAGCCGATTAGCAGAACTGGAATTTTTGAAAACCCAGTTCCTACAGGTCTCCAAGGAGTTGCGCATCTATACCCGCAAAAACCACCGCCAGGATTATTACCTGTTGCGCTCGCTACCGGGTGTGGGCCCCCTAACCGCCATCGGGGTCTTGGCTGAAGTGGGCGACATCCGCCGCTTTAAAGGCATCGACCGCTTAAGTGCCTATGTGGGGTTAGTACCTGCCGTACACAGCTCCGGTGGACGCACCTATACCAAGGGACTAACCCGGCGTAGTAAAGCCCTGTTGAGAAGCTATTTGGTAGAGGCGGCCTGGGTGGCATGCAAAAAAGATCCGGTCTTAATGCAGTACTACCAGGAGCGCAAAGGTGGTGATCATAAAAAGCTGATCGTCAAGCTGGCTGCCAAGACCCTCAGCCGGATGTACCATGTGATCAAAACAGGAGAACCCTACCAATTGGAAAAAGTAAAAGCCCTGGCCTAA
- a CDS encoding TfoX/Sxy family protein, with product MAYDTKLADTVREYFNNFSNLAITEKKMFGGLAFLVNNKMCVNVSGNNLMCRYDPALLPIIEGRKGYQNIIMRGRQLEGFCYVTPDGFATKKDFAYWLDICLDYNQNAKPSRKAKKK from the coding sequence ATGGCATACGACACAAAACTTGCCGACACTGTAAGAGAATACTTTAACAACTTTTCAAACTTAGCAATAACGGAAAAGAAAATGTTTGGCGGACTTGCATTTTTAGTGAATAACAAAATGTGTGTGAATGTAAGTGGCAACAACTTAATGTGTCGCTACGACCCAGCTTTACTACCAATTATAGAAGGAAGAAAAGGTTATCAAAATATAATCATGAGGGGAAGGCAACTTGAAGGGTTTTGCTATGTTACACCAGACGGCTTTGCAACAAAAAAGGACTTTGCGTATTGGCTAGACATTTGCCTGGATTACAACCAGAATGCAAAGCCTTCACGGAAAGCAAAGAAAAAATAA
- a CDS encoding ester cyclase: MRDKTKTLLYQWFNEVWNQGLEDSIEQLMATNSFAHGIKSEEQLQGPAGFKTFYHGFKDQFDDIHIDVKEVVSQDDMECALTEVMATHKESGKRISFTGLCMVRIENNQIAEAWNQYDFQGMQQQLEQEPTSLAE; the protein is encoded by the coding sequence ATGCGGGACAAAACAAAAACACTGCTTTACCAATGGTTCAATGAAGTTTGGAACCAAGGCCTGGAGGATTCTATTGAACAATTAATGGCCACTAATTCATTTGCTCATGGTATAAAATCAGAGGAGCAATTGCAAGGCCCTGCCGGATTTAAAACATTCTATCACGGCTTTAAAGACCAGTTCGATGATATACATATTGATGTTAAAGAAGTAGTGAGCCAGGACGATATGGAATGTGCTCTCACAGAGGTTATGGCTACACACAAAGAATCAGGCAAAAGAATAAGTTTCACTGGCCTATGTATGGTTAGAATTGAAAATAATCAAATTGCAGAAGCCTGGAACCAGTACGACTTCCAGGGAATGCAACAACAATTGGAACAAGAGCCGACGTCTCTTGCTGAATGA
- a CDS encoding nuclear transport factor 2 family protein, which yields MKRLLFINAVLVSLLGRAQTVNNKGNTKPEIRMLMNDWMVATMKKDVTTLNKIMAPEYKLYDIYPFDKAPATRETWMTNAIQHLKIDSVHYYTMKVDVIDNTAIVQSKFYWAGSFYGQPFADSASILVDTWMKRKQGWQVVNRLRVDKPE from the coding sequence ATGAAAAGACTTCTTTTTATCAATGCTGTTTTAGTATCATTATTAGGTCGGGCGCAAACAGTAAACAATAAAGGGAATACAAAGCCGGAAATTAGAATGCTGATGAACGACTGGATGGTAGCCACAATGAAAAAAGATGTAACCACACTGAATAAAATCATGGCTCCTGAGTATAAGCTATATGATATCTACCCTTTTGACAAAGCACCGGCGACAAGAGAAACATGGATGACAAACGCAATACAACATTTAAAGATTGATTCTGTTCACTATTATACGATGAAAGTGGATGTTATTGATAACACTGCAATTGTACAATCAAAATTTTATTGGGCGGGCTCTTTTTATGGCCAACCGTTTGCAGACTCAGCATCCATATTGGTAGATACGTGGATGAAAAGAAAACAAGGATGGCAGGTGGTAAATCGACTGCGGGTAGACAAACCAGAATAA
- a CDS encoding NADPH-dependent F420 reductase yields MNIAVLGTGVVGQALADRLSGLGHQVFMGTRNVADSLAKTEADRMGNPPIGTWLKEHPKVQLVTFKEAVDKGGKLIVFAMNGQVAKECLHAVGEQLLNGKILIDISNPLDFSKGFPPTLFVSNTESLSEQIQNQYPTLKVVKTLNTMSNPVMVNPKLIEGDHSVFVSGNDTAAKAKVTDLLKSFGWEERNILDLGDITTARGTEMILPLWLRLYSKFQTPFFNFSIKRAQL; encoded by the coding sequence ATGAACATCGCTGTTTTAGGCACAGGCGTAGTAGGACAAGCCCTTGCCGACCGTCTTTCCGGTCTTGGCCACCAGGTATTTATGGGTACCCGTAATGTTGCTGACAGCTTAGCCAAAACGGAAGCTGACCGAATGGGCAATCCCCCTATCGGCACTTGGCTCAAAGAACATCCCAAAGTACAACTGGTAACCTTTAAAGAAGCGGTAGATAAGGGAGGTAAGCTAATTGTATTTGCCATGAATGGCCAGGTGGCTAAAGAATGTCTACACGCTGTAGGTGAACAACTGCTGAATGGCAAAATATTGATCGACATTTCCAATCCACTCGATTTCAGTAAAGGCTTTCCCCCAACACTTTTTGTTTCCAATACCGAAAGCTTAAGCGAGCAGATTCAAAACCAATACCCTACACTCAAAGTGGTGAAAACACTCAATACCATGAGCAACCCTGTTATGGTTAATCCTAAACTGATTGAAGGTGACCACAGTGTATTTGTTAGTGGAAATGATACAGCGGCAAAAGCAAAAGTCACTGATCTTTTAAAAAGCTTTGGTTGGGAAGAAAGGAACATTCTGGACTTAGGTGATATCACAACTGCCCGAGGCACAGAAATGATCCTTCCCTTGTGGCTGCGTTTGTACAGCAAGTTTCAAACGCCTTTTTTTAACTTCTCGATCAAAAGGGCTCAACTCTAA
- a CDS encoding ABC transporter permease, translating into MPPKYNQFKAMLAITKASFRAILRSPSAIVFSIFFPLIFILVFGFIGNSGGPSYRVVLGANSDTNNVIWHSLQATKGVRFVNYDNADDLNTDLNKGRITGVLTIHKKSAADTSAHYRIDFRSTTASADKVATFLPLLENTVDHIDRATFKGQQSIAQIVPNIQQVREYRTIDFILPGQLGFSLMSASIFGVAFLFFSLRQQLVLKRFYATPIRRGYIVLGEGLSRVIFQLLTAVIIIAIGHYLFNFTLIHGWETFLEIMILSFIALLVFMGFGFIISGIANSESVIPPLANIITLPQFLLAGTFFSIDVFPKWLQPISRAMPLTYFNDAMRKISFEGAHLSDCWLQIAVLIGWGVIAYGVAIKVFKWE; encoded by the coding sequence ATGCCTCCAAAATATAATCAGTTCAAGGCCATGCTGGCCATTACCAAGGCCAGCTTTCGTGCCATTCTGCGTAGCCCCTCGGCTATCGTATTTAGTATCTTTTTCCCTTTGATCTTTATTCTGGTCTTTGGGTTTATTGGAAACAGTGGAGGCCCTTCCTACCGGGTGGTTTTAGGAGCCAACAGTGATACCAACAACGTGATCTGGCACAGCTTACAAGCCACCAAAGGTGTGCGATTTGTGAACTATGACAACGCAGACGATCTGAATACTGATTTAAACAAGGGACGCATCACTGGTGTACTGACAATTCATAAGAAGTCAGCTGCCGATACATCAGCACATTATCGAATTGACTTCCGGTCTACCACTGCCAGTGCAGATAAAGTAGCAACCTTTCTGCCGCTTTTGGAAAACACGGTGGACCATATAGACCGCGCTACGTTTAAGGGCCAACAGAGCATTGCACAGATTGTACCCAACATCCAACAGGTACGCGAATACCGCACCATTGATTTTATCCTGCCCGGCCAATTGGGCTTTTCGCTCATGAGCGCATCCATCTTTGGTGTTGCCTTTCTGTTTTTCAGTTTACGCCAGCAGTTAGTGCTTAAGCGTTTTTATGCCACTCCTATCCGCCGCGGTTATATTGTATTGGGTGAAGGTCTTAGCCGTGTGATCTTTCAATTGCTGACAGCGGTAATTATCATTGCTATTGGACACTACCTCTTCAACTTTACCCTTATTCATGGATGGGAAACCTTTCTGGAGATCATGATACTAAGTTTCATTGCGCTACTAGTGTTCATGGGCTTTGGCTTTATCATCAGTGGGATAGCCAACAGTGAGAGTGTTATTCCTCCCCTTGCCAATATTATCACCTTGCCGCAGTTCTTGTTGGCCGGTACCTTCTTCTCTATTGATGTATTTCCTAAGTGGCTGCAACCCATCAGTCGCGCTATGCCACTTACCTACTTCAACGATGCCATGCGCAAGATCTCTTTTGAAGGTGCGCACCTCTCCGATTGCTGGTTACAAATAGCTGTTCTGATAGGCTGGGGTGTTATTGCTTATGGTGTGGCTATTAAAGTGTTTAAGTGGGAATGA
- the sppA gene encoding signal peptide peptidase SppA codes for MGSFFKMFFASLLAMIVFALIAAFLIVGFVGALASDEKPEIADKSVLTLDLSQHFMERRQNNPLAVLSNDDNAIPGLYDVVRIIRHAKEDEKIKGIYIIANSNNNAFASSEELRNALQDFKTSKKFVIAHGDMMSESAYYVSNVADRLYANPVGSVEWNGFSVNLLFLKGTLEKLNIQPQIFYAGKFKSATEPLRATQMTPENKLQTVEWLGDLYNHFLVKASQARKIDTATLHQLANTGAIQDSKDALANKLVDGLKYDDEVKDEIKKNIGIGKYDKLHLVPISTYAEAISYKQSGSNRIALIYAEGNIVDGDGDKENIGGDAFVKLVRKARLDKSIKAIVFRVNSGGGSALASENIWRELALAKADKPVVMSFGDVAASGGYYIAAGADSIFAQPNTITGSIGVFTVIPNMKGFFNEKLGVTFDGVKTGTYADMGVDRPLTPAEQNFMQEGVDRIYLQFKQRVAQGRKRDIAYIDSIAQGRVWSGEDALRIGLVDKMGGLEEAVACAARMAKVTDYRLREFPESRSWINELLNKNEDQPAAMLKQHLGEENFRIYQQMLEIKRISNGAQAKLPYQFIIH; via the coding sequence ATGGGAAGCTTTTTCAAGATGTTTTTTGCCTCTCTGCTGGCAATGATCGTTTTTGCCTTAATTGCCGCGTTCTTGATCGTTGGTTTTGTAGGCGCCCTAGCCTCGGATGAAAAACCCGAAATTGCTGACAAGTCGGTTTTAACACTCGACCTATCGCAGCATTTCATGGAGCGAAGACAAAACAACCCCTTGGCAGTGTTATCTAACGACGACAATGCTATTCCCGGACTGTATGACGTCGTTCGTATTATCCGCCATGCTAAGGAGGATGAAAAAATTAAAGGCATTTATATTATAGCCAACTCCAACAATAACGCATTCGCTTCCAGCGAAGAACTGCGCAATGCCCTGCAGGACTTTAAAACCAGTAAAAAGTTTGTCATTGCCCACGGCGATATGATGTCGGAAAGCGCTTACTATGTATCAAACGTTGCCGACCGTTTATACGCCAACCCCGTTGGTTCCGTTGAATGGAATGGTTTCAGTGTGAACTTATTGTTTTTAAAAGGCACCCTGGAAAAGCTAAACATCCAGCCGCAGATCTTTTACGCTGGCAAATTTAAAAGTGCCACAGAGCCGCTGCGTGCTACACAAATGACGCCCGAAAACAAACTGCAAACGGTAGAATGGCTGGGCGATCTGTATAACCACTTTTTAGTAAAAGCTTCGCAAGCGCGCAAGATCGATACCGCCACGTTACACCAGTTGGCCAACACGGGCGCCATACAAGACAGCAAAGACGCACTGGCCAACAAACTGGTAGATGGATTAAAGTATGATGATGAGGTAAAAGACGAGATCAAAAAGAATATTGGTATTGGCAAATACGACAAGCTGCACCTGGTGCCAATTTCTACATATGCTGAGGCCATTAGCTATAAACAAAGTGGTAGTAATCGCATTGCCTTGATCTATGCAGAAGGAAATATAGTAGATGGCGATGGTGACAAGGAGAATATTGGCGGCGATGCCTTTGTAAAATTGGTGCGCAAAGCACGTTTGGATAAGTCGATCAAAGCCATAGTCTTCCGTGTTAACTCTGGTGGCGGTAGCGCCCTGGCCAGTGAAAACATCTGGAGAGAGCTAGCCTTAGCCAAAGCCGATAAACCAGTGGTAATGTCCTTTGGGGATGTAGCCGCTTCTGGCGGTTATTATATTGCCGCTGGCGCCGATAGCATCTTTGCACAGCCCAATACCATTACCGGCTCAATCGGTGTGTTTACCGTTATACCTAACATGAAGGGCTTCTTCAACGAAAAACTGGGTGTAACGTTTGACGGTGTAAAAACAGGTACTTATGCCGATATGGGAGTAGACCGCCCGCTAACACCTGCAGAGCAAAACTTTATGCAGGAAGGGGTAGACCGTATTTACCTGCAGTTCAAACAGCGTGTAGCACAAGGACGCAAAAGAGATATTGCCTATATCGATAGCATTGCACAAGGCCGCGTATGGAGTGGCGAAGACGCACTACGCATAGGCCTGGTAGATAAAATGGGAGGATTGGAAGAGGCTGTTGCTTGTGCGGCTCGAATGGCTAAGGTGACGGATTATCGCCTGCGTGAGTTTCCTGAATCCAGAAGCTGGATCAACGAGCTGCTGAATAAAAATGAAGACCAGCCAGCTGCTATGTTGAAGCAACACCTGGGAGAAGAGAATTTTCGCATTTACCAACAAATGCTGGAGATCAAACGCATTAGTAATGGTGCGCAGGCTAAACTACCGTACCAGTTTATTATTCATTAA
- the folK gene encoding 2-amino-4-hydroxy-6-hydroxymethyldihydropteridine diphosphokinase, with protein sequence MQNAILLTGGNMGDRRHFLASALHALAAQCGKIIAVSALFETEAWGLNDQPHYLNQAVELQTELSPQALLERVLAIEIELGRVREQKYGPRTIDIDIIFYGQEIIHEHGLVIPHPHLQDRRFVLECLNDIAPGFMHPVLHKTVRTLLEESTDSLTVHKLV encoded by the coding sequence ATGCAGAATGCTATTTTATTGACAGGAGGGAACATGGGGGATCGTCGCCATTTCTTGGCCAGTGCGCTACATGCCCTGGCGGCACAGTGTGGAAAAATTATTGCTGTTTCAGCATTGTTTGAGACAGAAGCATGGGGATTAAATGATCAGCCACACTACCTAAACCAGGCTGTTGAATTGCAAACGGAACTATCGCCCCAGGCACTGTTAGAGCGCGTACTGGCTATTGAAATAGAGTTAGGACGTGTAAGGGAGCAGAAGTATGGCCCACGTACTATTGACATCGATATTATCTTCTACGGGCAGGAAATCATCCATGAGCACGGTTTAGTTATTCCGCATCCTCATTTACAAGACCGGCGTTTTGTGTTAGAGTGTCTCAATGACATTGCGCCCGGGTTTATGCATCCTGTGTTGCATAAGACGGTACGTACCTTATTGGAAGAAAGCACAGACAGTTTGACGGTGCATAAATTGGTGTAA
- a CDS encoding deoxynucleoside kinase, producing MKYNFVTIEGNIGAGKTTLAHLLAKHYNARLILEQFADNPFLPKFYESPKQYAFPLELFFMAERFKQLKEIIQQNELFQSVTISDYLFIKSLLFAKVTLPEDEFRLYQRLFDIIHQQLVQPDILIYLHAPVTKLQSNIRKRNRPYEQRIPDEYLFNIQETYTHYIKQHNTKTLFVDASEADFLNNEKHLQAIIEALDKEYPEGQHYISLP from the coding sequence GTGAAGTACAATTTTGTAACTATAGAAGGTAATATTGGGGCGGGTAAGACCACCTTGGCACATTTACTGGCCAAGCATTATAATGCGCGTTTGATTTTAGAGCAGTTTGCTGACAATCCTTTCCTACCTAAGTTTTACGAAAGCCCTAAACAGTATGCTTTCCCGTTGGAGCTGTTCTTCATGGCGGAACGCTTCAAGCAGCTGAAAGAGATCATTCAGCAAAACGAGCTTTTTCAAAGTGTCACTATTTCCGATTACCTCTTTATCAAGAGCCTGCTGTTTGCAAAGGTGACACTGCCGGAAGACGAGTTTCGTTTGTACCAACGCCTGTTTGATATTATTCACCAACAGTTAGTACAGCCAGATATTCTTATTTACCTGCATGCCCCGGTTACAAAGCTGCAGTCCAATATCCGCAAACGCAACCGGCCTTATGAGCAACGGATCCCAGATGAGTACTTATTCAACATCCAGGAAACGTATACCCATTACATTAAGCAGCACAATACGAAAACCTTATTTGTAGATGCGTCGGAAGCCGACTTTCTGAACAATGAAAAGCATTTGCAGGCGATTATTGAAGCCTTGGATAAGGAATACCCTGAAGGGCAGCATTATATTTCACTACCGTAG
- a CDS encoding MFS transporter: MADLLESRERKQRFESLSPLKIKEYQYFIIARFFYIMGLRMVATVVAYQLFQLTKSSFSIGLVGLSEFLPVFSLALYAGYLIDKSDKRKTLLRSTMAYALCVIGFILITSPYFHKHWSVNALAIGFYVIVFFTGVIRAFAGPTFSAIIAQLVPRDILHYAANLSSTSWLTASILGHASAGFFIAGFGVHITFYIILAYILIGVFLISRISSKPVLVSNTKTKAWASVKEGLMYVFQHKVMLGAMMLDLFAVLFGGAVALIPEFADKILQVGPKGFGFLNAAIDIGSAIVMIFATFYPLRRRQGTILFFAVFGFGLCIITFGMSEIYWMSFAALLLAGMLDAISVTVRNTILQLTTPDEMRGRVGSVNSMFINSSNELGQFESGFTSRIFGGAQPAVIFGGVMTTLVVVITWFKSPGLRKFEY, from the coding sequence ATGGCAGATCTGTTAGAGTCGCGTGAGCGTAAGCAACGATTTGAGAGTCTAAGTCCCTTGAAAATTAAGGAATACCAGTATTTTATTATTGCCCGCTTCTTCTACATTATGGGTTTGCGCATGGTAGCCACCGTGGTGGCGTACCAGCTCTTTCAGTTAACCAAATCATCGTTTTCTATAGGCTTAGTAGGATTATCAGAGTTTTTACCGGTGTTTAGTTTAGCCTTGTATGCCGGCTATCTGATTGATAAGTCGGATAAGCGCAAGACATTGTTGCGCAGCACCATGGCTTATGCGCTCTGTGTGATCGGATTTATTTTGATTACGTCGCCCTATTTTCATAAGCATTGGTCGGTAAACGCATTGGCCATCGGCTTTTATGTGATCGTATTCTTTACAGGAGTTATCCGTGCATTTGCGGGACCTACCTTTAGTGCCATCATTGCACAACTAGTGCCACGAGATATCCTGCACTATGCAGCAAATCTCAGTTCTACTTCTTGGCTTACCGCCTCTATATTAGGCCACGCTTCTGCCGGGTTTTTTATTGCCGGATTTGGTGTGCATATAACATTTTATATTATCCTGGCCTATATTCTGATTGGGGTGTTTCTGATTTCCCGAATTTCAAGTAAGCCGGTTTTAGTAAGCAATACAAAGACGAAAGCCTGGGCCAGCGTAAAAGAAGGGTTGATGTATGTATTCCAGCATAAAGTGATGTTGGGTGCTATGATGCTGGACCTGTTTGCTGTGCTATTTGGTGGTGCGGTTGCACTTATTCCTGAGTTTGCCGATAAGATACTTCAAGTAGGACCTAAAGGGTTTGGCTTTTTAAATGCGGCTATTGATATCGGGTCCGCCATCGTTATGATATTTGCCACCTTTTATCCATTACGTAGAAGGCAAGGCACTATATTGTTCTTTGCGGTATTTGGCTTTGGCTTGTGCATCATCACCTTTGGGATGTCAGAGATTTATTGGATGTCGTTTGCTGCGTTGCTGTTAGCGGGTATGCTAGACGCCATCAGTGTTACGGTGCGCAATACTATTTTACAACTGACCACGCCCGACGAAATGAGGGGCCGCGTGGGTTCTGTGAACTCTATGTTTATCAACTCCTCTAACGAGTTAGGTCAGTTTGAAAGTGGGTTTACCTCCCGCATTTTCGGTGGGGCGCAACCGGCGGTGATATTTGGAGGTGTAATGACTACGTTGGTGGTTGTTATTACCTGGTTTAAATCGCCGGGGTTGCGGAAGTTTGAGTATTAG
- a CDS encoding MBL fold metallo-hydrolase gives MHRRSFLRNTVLTAGVLTLAQQKLLAAFVDDPWKVNMLRGNVGIFTERGGTIGFHLSNDGIVVIDSQFPDQSKHLIDELKKRSDKAIRYLFNTHHHGDHTSGNISFKGLAEHVVAHQNCLQNQQAVAQKNKTEDKQLYPDTTFTDDWKTKVGKEKIKLQYFGAGHTNGDTIIYFEEANIAHMGDLVFNRRHPFVDRTAGANIQSWIQVLDKAAKKYEKDTLYIFGHAADGYEVTGTKDDLGKFKDYLNRVLDFARQEQKAGRSKEDFLKNKEIPGVVEWKGDGIERPLTAAWEEVAAG, from the coding sequence ATGCATCGTCGTTCCTTTTTACGCAATACAGTACTTACGGCTGGAGTGCTTACATTGGCTCAACAAAAGTTATTAGCTGCCTTTGTAGATGATCCCTGGAAAGTAAATATGCTGCGTGGCAATGTGGGCATCTTCACTGAACGTGGGGGCACCATTGGCTTTCACTTAAGTAATGACGGTATTGTAGTTATTGACTCGCAGTTTCCCGATCAATCAAAACACCTGATAGATGAACTAAAGAAGCGGTCCGATAAGGCCATTCGTTATTTGTTCAACACGCACCATCATGGTGATCATACTTCTGGGAATATTTCATTTAAAGGATTAGCGGAACATGTGGTAGCGCATCAAAACTGTTTGCAAAACCAGCAAGCTGTAGCCCAGAAAAATAAGACAGAGGATAAGCAGTTATATCCAGATACCACGTTTACTGACGACTGGAAAACCAAGGTAGGAAAGGAGAAGATCAAATTGCAATACTTTGGTGCTGGGCATACGAATGGCGATACCATCATCTACTTTGAAGAAGCCAATATTGCTCATATGGGCGACCTGGTATTTAATCGCAGGCATCCGTTTGTAGATAGAACGGCAGGAGCGAATATACAAAGCTGGATACAGGTGTTGGATAAGGCCGCTAAGAAGTACGAAAAAGATACCCTTTATATTTTCGGTCATGCGGCAGATGGCTATGAAGTAACAGGCACAAAAGATGATCTAGGCAAGTTCAAAGACTACTTAAATCGTGTACTTGACTTTGCTCGTCAGGAGCAAAAGGCTGGCCGTTCTAAAGAAGATTTTCTAAAGAACAAAGAAATCCCAGGCGTTGTTGAATGGAAGGGCGACGGTATCGAACGTCCATTAACAGCCGCTTGGGAGGAGGTGGCAGCTGGATAG
- a CDS encoding DUF4242 domain-containing protein has protein sequence MPRYVIEREIPGAGQFSQDQLRAISQKSCSVLDEMGPDIEWVESFVTNDKIYCIYNAANKELILEHAQKGGFPANRVEEVATMISPATAYQPL, from the coding sequence ATGCCACGCTATGTCATCGAAAGAGAAATTCCTGGCGCAGGACAGTTTAGCCAGGATCAGTTACGTGCTATCTCGCAGAAGTCCTGTTCCGTACTGGACGAAATGGGTCCGGATATAGAATGGGTGGAAAGCTTTGTTACCAACGACAAGATCTATTGCATTTATAATGCAGCCAATAAAGAATTGATTTTAGAACACGCACAAAAAGGCGGTTTCCCTGCTAACCGGGTAGAAGAAGTAGCAACGATGATCAGCCCTGCTACCGCCTATCAGCCTTTATAA
- a CDS encoding YkgJ family cysteine cluster protein, giving the protein MQLTQQKIKESQKKFKQFLQRADKNKVLKQLPDLHEEAFEKIDCLQCAACCKNYSPRFKTPDVKRISKHLGMKESAFIETYLNVDNEGDFVVKASPCPFLGDDNFCSIYDVRPSDCARFPYTDEDVLIKRQALTLKNASFCPITFYVLDRLANNAK; this is encoded by the coding sequence ATGCAGTTGACCCAGCAAAAAATAAAAGAAAGTCAGAAAAAGTTCAAACAGTTCTTGCAACGTGCCGATAAGAACAAGGTACTGAAGCAGCTACCCGACCTTCACGAAGAAGCGTTTGAAAAAATTGACTGCCTGCAATGTGCGGCCTGCTGCAAAAACTACTCGCCCCGCTTTAAAACACCCGACGTCAAGCGCATCAGCAAACACCTGGGCATGAAGGAAAGCGCGTTTATTGAAACGTACCTTAATGTAGATAATGAAGGCGATTTTGTAGTAAAAGCTTCCCCTTGTCCTTTTTTAGGAGACGATAACTTCTGTAGCATTTATGATGTGCGCCCTTCCGATTGCGCCCGCTTCCCTTACACCGATGAGGATGTTCTGATCAAGAGACAGGCCCTCACTTTAAAGAATGCATCGTTCTGTCCCATAACTTTTTATGTTTTAGATCGTTTGGCTAACAACGCCAAATAA